Proteins co-encoded in one Flavobacterium fluviale genomic window:
- a CDS encoding glycosyl hydrolase has product MFQKKHLFFILLLASFVPAQEINKKENNFFQPTIESSKPWVYWYWMKSAYFKAGITADLEAMKQAGIAGAYLMTIKGPVNPPLIDPPVLQLSPEFWDMIHWAFKEADRLGLKLAFHGADGFAVAGGPWITPEMSMQKVVWSTTEILGGKKVASKLPVPEHYKDYYKDIAVFALPIKEYQITSQTQLPKVTTSNSTDASFLADPKKDENFKFAEKGWIQYEFAKPFTCKSIVIETKGRDFQAQRLIVEVSDDGINFRFHERMIAPRHGWQDMDFPNTHTITPVTAKYFRFVYDPTGTEPGAEDLDFAKWKQNLKVSKITLSNQSLINNYEGKSGAIWRLTPQTTEKQIPNSESFKKSEIINISKFVDADGNMNWKAPKGKWKIIRMGHTSTGHENATGGAGKGLEVDKFNPELIRFQLDHWFGEAVRSAGPELASKVLEILHFDSWECGSQNWSSVFQAEFKKRRGYDLVEYLPVMAGIPIESADFSEKVLYDVRKTIADLVADNFYGTVAQIAKEYNVKLSSENVAPTMMSDALLHYKYVDYPGGEFWLRSPTHDKPFDMVDAISGGHIYGKDIIQAESFTALRMDWDEHPGNLKTTADRNYALGINRLFYHVFVHNPWTDRKPGITLDDIGTYFQRDQTWWKPGKAWFEYCQRVQFQLQKGKPVIDLAVFIGEDFPSRSFVPDRLLPFIPNVFGKARLESEKIRLENEGQPTAKMPKEVTYSKNITDLSQWINPLNGYQYDSFNADVLINRAKVVNGKISFGGGIEYGALFFPGSHKMAPNKILSLASAEKILQLIKDGATIFVDEKPNILPGIQSEIDQKKWHNVIDEIWNNANSSTWKIGKGTIIKLPYLGNDFASIGITQDIYFPNLNRADSETIAWAHRKSDTEDIYFISNQKGEKRTFDASFRIAGKVPQWYNPVTDKTSELTNWKIENGRTIVSIILEANESGFVIFKEETKEVLAQTKFSEFEKVQTLDESWNLQFDPAFKGPKETIKIDKLFDWSTSENEQIKYYSGTVSYKKDFIWKGKASDKIWLDLGEISNIAEISINGKDCGTLWTFPFKTDISKALQKGKNTIEIKITNTWANRLIGDHKLPKEERLTWTTAPFRLEGEPLLKAGLLGPVSIVKEK; this is encoded by the coding sequence GAAAATAACTTTTTTCAGCCAACAATCGAATCCTCAAAACCTTGGGTATATTGGTATTGGATGAAATCGGCTTATTTTAAAGCAGGAATCACGGCAGACTTAGAAGCTATGAAACAAGCGGGAATTGCGGGGGCTTATTTAATGACTATTAAAGGGCCAGTAAATCCGCCATTGATAGATCCGCCGGTTTTACAGCTTAGTCCTGAATTTTGGGATATGATTCATTGGGCTTTTAAAGAAGCAGATCGTTTAGGTTTGAAATTGGCTTTTCACGGAGCAGACGGATTTGCCGTTGCAGGCGGGCCATGGATTACACCAGAAATGTCGATGCAGAAAGTAGTATGGTCAACTACAGAAATTTTAGGAGGTAAAAAGGTGGCTTCAAAACTCCCAGTTCCAGAACATTACAAAGACTATTATAAAGACATTGCAGTTTTTGCCCTTCCGATTAAAGAATATCAAATTACTTCGCAGACGCAACTGCCAAAAGTAACAACATCAAACAGTACCGATGCTTCGTTTTTGGCTGATCCTAAAAAAGATGAAAATTTCAAATTTGCAGAAAAAGGATGGATTCAATACGAATTTGCAAAGCCTTTTACCTGTAAATCTATTGTCATAGAAACCAAAGGAAGAGATTTTCAGGCACAGCGTCTGATTGTAGAAGTGAGTGATGATGGCATTAATTTTAGATTTCACGAAAGAATGATCGCACCGCGTCACGGCTGGCAGGATATGGATTTCCCAAATACTCATACTATTACGCCTGTTACGGCAAAATATTTCAGATTTGTTTATGATCCAACTGGAACAGAGCCGGGAGCAGAAGATTTGGATTTTGCTAAATGGAAACAAAACCTGAAAGTGAGTAAAATTACACTTTCGAATCAGTCATTAATAAATAATTACGAAGGAAAATCAGGCGCAATTTGGCGTTTGACTCCACAGACTACAGAAAAACAGATTCCGAATTCGGAGTCATTTAAAAAATCAGAAATCATTAATATTTCCAAATTTGTTGATGCTGATGGAAATATGAACTGGAAAGCACCAAAGGGAAAATGGAAAATTATCCGAATGGGACATACTTCGACCGGACATGAAAATGCCACAGGTGGCGCAGGAAAAGGATTGGAAGTAGATAAATTTAATCCGGAATTAATTCGTTTTCAGCTAGATCATTGGTTTGGTGAAGCTGTTCGTTCGGCTGGTCCTGAACTGGCTTCAAAAGTTCTGGAAATCCTTCATTTTGACAGCTGGGAATGTGGAAGCCAAAACTGGTCTTCTGTTTTTCAGGCTGAGTTTAAAAAGAGACGTGGTTACGATCTTGTAGAATATCTTCCAGTTATGGCAGGAATCCCGATAGAAAGTGCTGATTTTTCAGAGAAAGTTTTATACGATGTTAGAAAAACCATTGCCGATTTAGTAGCCGATAATTTCTACGGAACTGTCGCTCAGATTGCAAAAGAATATAACGTTAAATTAAGTTCAGAAAACGTTGCGCCAACCATGATGAGTGATGCTTTGCTGCATTATAAATATGTGGATTATCCCGGAGGTGAATTTTGGCTGAGAAGCCCAACTCATGATAAACCTTTTGATATGGTAGATGCCATTTCGGGCGGACATATTTACGGAAAAGATATTATTCAGGCAGAATCTTTTACAGCTTTGCGAATGGATTGGGACGAACATCCGGGAAATCTGAAAACAACTGCAGACCGTAACTATGCTTTAGGAATCAACCGTTTGTTTTATCACGTTTTTGTTCATAATCCGTGGACAGACAGAAAACCGGGAATAACATTAGATGACATTGGGACTTATTTTCAAAGAGATCAAACTTGGTGGAAACCAGGAAAGGCTTGGTTTGAGTATTGTCAAAGAGTGCAGTTTCAGTTGCAGAAAGGAAAACCTGTGATTGATCTTGCAGTTTTTATTGGCGAAGATTTTCCTTCACGTTCTTTTGTGCCAGATCGATTATTGCCATTTATTCCAAATGTATTCGGTAAAGCAAGATTAGAAAGCGAGAAAATCCGTTTAGAAAATGAGGGTCAGCCAACGGCAAAAATGCCAAAAGAGGTTACCTATTCTAAAAACATAACCGATTTATCACAATGGATTAATCCGTTAAATGGATATCAATATGATTCTTTCAATGCCGATGTTTTAATTAATCGTGCGAAAGTGGTAAATGGAAAAATCTCATTTGGTGGCGGAATTGAATACGGAGCTTTATTCTTTCCAGGAAGTCACAAAATGGCACCGAATAAAATTTTGTCATTGGCTTCCGCCGAAAAAATATTGCAATTGATAAAAGACGGAGCTACAATTTTTGTAGATGAAAAACCAAATATTCTACCAGGAATTCAATCAGAAATAGATCAAAAGAAATGGCATAATGTTATTGATGAAATCTGGAATAATGCTAATTCATCAACATGGAAAATTGGAAAAGGAACGATTATCAAATTGCCTTATTTAGGAAATGATTTCGCTTCAATCGGAATCACACAGGATATCTATTTTCCAAATTTAAACAGAGCAGATTCTGAAACAATTGCATGGGCACATCGCAAATCAGATACTGAAGATATTTATTTCATTTCCAATCAAAAAGGAGAAAAAAGAACATTTGATGCTTCTTTTAGAATAGCTGGAAAAGTTCCGCAATGGTACAATCCTGTTACTGATAAAACTTCGGAATTAACCAATTGGAAAATCGAAAATGGCAGAACAATTGTTTCAATAATTTTAGAGGCTAACGAATCTGGTTTTGTAATTTTTAAAGAAGAAACGAAAGAAGTTTTAGCTCAAACAAAATTTTCTGAATTTGAAAAAGTTCAGACTTTAGATGAAAGCTGGAATCTGCAATTTGATCCAGCATTTAAAGGCCCTAAAGAAACAATCAAAATCGATAAGCTTTTTGACTGGAGTACTTCTGAAAATGAACAAATTAAATATTATTCGGGAACTGTCAGCTATAAAAAAGATTTTATTTGGAAAGGAAAAGCATCAGATAAAATCTGGTTGGATTTAGGTGAAATTTCTAATATCGCCGAGATTTCAATCAACGGAAAAGATTGTGGAACATTATGGACTTTCCCTTTCAAAACTGATATTTCAAAAGCTTTACAAAAAGGAAAAAATACAATAGAAATTAAAATCACAAATACTTGGGCAAATAGATTAATTGGCGATCACAAATTGCCAAAAGAAGAGAGATTGACATGGACAACAGCGCCATTTCGTTTAGAAGGAGAACCGTTGTTAAAAGCAGGATTATTGGGTCCAGTAAGTATTGTAAAAGAAAAATAA